The Salvia miltiorrhiza cultivar Shanhuang (shh) chromosome 1, IMPLAD_Smil_shh, whole genome shotgun sequence genome has a window encoding:
- the LOC131020813 gene encoding putative phytosulfokines 6, with amino-acid sequence MFFTSSPTTQKKRKKKEHIITLSTAFSLCIYTRHMLHSPLPTPNKNLSLSLSLSPLSTMKPNIHSVALLLILVLLLITTSHTSSRKLASKQEINSNKSVTEMEDTDSFPNLMGLEECGNKDEECLNRRILADAHLDYIYTQHHKP; translated from the exons ATGTTTTTCACATCATCTCcaacaactcaaaaaaaaagaaaaaaaaaagagcataTTATTACACTGTCCACTGCGTTTTCTCTATGTATTTATACTAGGCATATGCTCCATTCACCTCTCCCAACTCCCAACaagaatctctctctctcactctctctctctcctctctcaacAATGAAGCCGAACATTCACTCAGTTGCACTTCTCCTCATTCTtgttttactcctcatcaccacCTCACACACTTCTTCCAGAAAGCTAGCATCCAAGCAAG AAATCAACAGCAATAAATCTGTTACAGAAATGGAAGATACTGATTCTTTCCCT AATCTGATGGGGCTGGAAGAGTGTGGAAATAAAGATGAAGAGTGCTTAAACAGAAGGATTCTTGCAGATGCTCACCTTGATTATATCTACACTCAGCATCATAAGCCTTGA